GCTAGCAATATcgaacatttcttttttttatctcttgtGTTGTTGCTCCATATGTTTTCTCgttcaacatttttttgtctTGCTCCTTGGGTCCTCTCACTTTTGGTTCCTATCGCAAAAAAGCTTGACCAGTAGTTGTCGCtggaaaaaaagataaagctAGAAGGTAATGAGGTGCAAGTACTGAGAAGAAAAAGTGGGAGCAAAAGTGAGAaggaacaaagaaaaaaatgtttattgtCAGAGATCGTTAAAACTGATTTTAGATTTGAGCGcacttttttagttcaaactgTCAAAAGTTTTGTGAAAGTCATATCCACTGACAAGGAGTCATTTGTCTGGCGAGCTGTGACTCGAGAAGTAGACGAATgataaaaaatgcaaataagaAGACGGGAGGGATGAAATATGTGGctttcaaatacaaaacaatGCCTTGTTCGTgtacaaaatagaaaacacaGCAAGAATGCTCTTCTACAAATCTATTCAACTTTTATATGGTGCATTTGAGCGATCCTAGCAACACATTATGCGATGATGAATATTACACATCAAAGCTTGGATACAAGTgttcaagaaagagaaaatcaaagaCAATAgctacaaaattaattattattctgaGTCCTGAAGTCGTGGGCGACGAAGGAAGAAGACCAATGCAACAATTCTTTCAAATGATAGATTCAACTTCGTCAGAGTCCATAGCCAGTCCATTTGTGGGACTCTCTGAGCGGTACTCAGCAGCAACCTCATCAATTGCAGAGTTTAACTGTTCAATCTTCAGTGCCAgcatttttcttgttttctgcaatttgaattaaagaaaaaaacatggtCATGTTGGCAcattcaaaaaccaaaaacatatTGTTAAATTTCTTCTGAAGATAAAGTTGgtaatttcaaaaacaaatcccataaacaaaagcaaaatattGTTGTATACATTTGGTCAGCAACATTTAGGTTAATTCTATAAACCAAGTGACAGGGTCTGTGTTTGGTTCGTAGGTTAATTTTGTGTAAAGCTAGATGGGTGTATATTTGCTTACCCTGTCCGACTGCTAATCTTCTAGACTTTCCCCAAGTTAAATACCCCCAGCAAAATTGCCGAAACTAAAATTACACAAACACATTTTGACATCTCTGACAAGCAACTACATTTCGTTGCCAACTCAGGGTGGCTAAGAAGTCTATATGTGATAttaccaaaaaataaaataaaattcacgATTACCATTTGGTAAATCAATATTCACTAAATTAGTGCCAAGTGAAGACCAAGCGTCCACACAGGAGATAACTAGCAACAAATAAGAAGAGACAAAGTGATTTCGCACCTCTAAAGCTTTTTCTTCATCATATATGAACTTGGGAAGTTTCTTCATCAATTCTTTCCGGTCTGTTCCAGCAATCACCTTGCTAATCTGTAATTCAAATACTAGATCAACTCTCAGTCacaataaaaagtttaggATTCAAACTTGAAGCTCGAACACAACTGTTACACATCTTTCTTGGTAGAATACTTAAATGGGTATCTTCCATAAGGTAGTATCCCTTAGACCGTAGCACACAAGTAACAGATATACTAGGTGAAATAACCCAGGTAACAGGTATACTTGGTGAAATAACCCAGGTGTACGATTCAGGGGTTAGATAAGAGAtgaacaaaagtaaaataccTGAGGGGCATATACACAGCCAAGTGTGCCAACTATGAGCCCTCCCAATACAAAACCTCCAATAAAAATGCCTGTGCTTGACCGTCCATCATCTCTGTCATAATGTACAAAATAAACTTAACTGCcattagaatattttaaatgga
This is a stretch of genomic DNA from Cucumis sativus cultivar 9930 chromosome 4, Cucumber_9930_V3, whole genome shotgun sequence. It encodes these proteins:
- the LOC101206784 gene encoding uncharacterized protein LOC101206784, yielding MAAISNSLVLTKSPQLQLTHGSNLKTVDRRLGSLSPTSLVLSPGWVGNAKLSTSRRSLSVQAAYRDDGRSSTGIFIGGFVLGGLIVGTLGCVYAPQISKVIAGTDRKELMKKLPKFIYDEEKALEKTRKMLALKIEQLNSAIDEVAAEYRSESPTNGLAMDSDEVESII